In Methanobrevibacter sp., the genomic window ATTTGATTAATGTTGTCTTTCCAGTCCCATTTGGACCCAAGATACATAACACGTCCCCTTTATCAATTGAAAAGCTGATATCGGAAAATATTTCATCATCATTATAAGAAAATGATATGTTTTTCACTTCAAAGAGTTTATTTTCTATGACCATTCGGAATACCCCCGTTTAAGTAAGTATAGGAATATTGGAACTCCAATAATGGCCGTGAGTATTCCAATTGGAATTTCAATAGATATCACTGCTCTAGAGATATTGTCAATTAACAGCAAGAAACTTCCCCCCAAACTTAATGATGCTGGAAGTAAACGCCGATTATCCGGACCCACAATCATACGAGTCATATGAGGGATGATTAAACCAATCCAACCTACAATACCACTTATTGAAACTGCAGCTGATGTCAGCAATGTGCATCCTGCAATAATGAGCAATCTGATTCTTGATGGATTCAAACCCAAAGACTGAGCTTCCTCATCGCCCATTGCAAGCAGATTCATATGCCATCTTAAAAGCAGAAGTATTACAAGACCTATTATCACAGGTATTGCTATCATCAGTAGTTTTTCAACATTAATTGAAGCTAAAGACCCCATAAGCCAGTATACAATCTCCGGCAATTTATCATCGGGATCTGCTATGAATTTTATTGCAGATATCAATGCATTGAAAAATGCTGAAATTGCAACTCCAGACAATACCAGAACAAGTATTCCTCCAGCCTTATAAGTCCTTGATATCAAATAAGTAATCGATACTGAAATTAAACCAAAAACAAATGCGAATATTTGAGTTATGATATTGGCTCCGCTGATTAAAATAGCAAGAGCCGCTCCGAATCCTGCACCATTAGATACCCCAAGCAAATCCGAGGATACAAGAGGATTTTTGAATATGGATTGAAATGCAGCGCCTGAAATCGCAAGACATGCTCCGACAACAATAGCTCCGATAATTCTTGGAAGCCTTATTTCAAATACGATTGTCGTTATTGTTGATGAAACTTCCAATTGCGGAAATATTGGACACAATAACGTTTTTACAACATCGATTGGACTGATTGGATATCTGCCAATGAGAAATGATGCGAAAAATACGATTATTGGAAAAAAGATTAAAAGCACAATACTCATAATCTCTTTTGTTTCTTTATCCATTTAAATCCCTATAAATCTGACTCTTTAAGTCCTGAATCAAGTAAAATTTGTTTTGCCTCTTCATCGCTTAAATCAATATGATAGAAGTTAGAGTAGAATTCCTGAGTTGCATCCACCATATCAATGTCCTTGTAATCTTCAGGATATATTACTTTTGCAGTCCATGGAACTCCTATAATCATGTTTGCCCCAACCGGCCTGTCAAACCATTTAAACGGAGATTGAGGAGATAAATACACTTCCTTGTTTTTAACCGCATCAATTTTGCCCCAATTGGAGTCGTTATAAACGCTTGCATAAAATTCAGGGTCATCAGTGATGATTACATCCGGATTCCAACTGATTACCTGTTCCATTGAAACCTGGACTCCTCCGGTCGTATTTCCTTGGCCAACGGAATCCGCAACATTAACGCCCCCGACCAAGTCAATCAGTTGCCCATGGGTTGAATGTGAAGGGTTTGTTTGAAGTCCATCATCACCACGGGCATAATAGACCGTTTTCCTATCAGCGTCTGACAATTGGGATTCCCTTTCATGAACCATGTCCAGATACTTATTGTTGAAATCGTTTAATTTCTTTGCTTCATCCTCTGCCCCAACAACTTCGCCTATGAATGTTATGGAATCACCGATATTCTCAACATTTGTGGTATCATTTACCGCAATTACCGGAATGGTTCCGAATTTTTCCTGGCGTTCTTGAACAGTTGACAAATCGCCATCTCCACCTTCATCAATGGATTCTATGACAATACCAGGTTCGGATGCAATGAACTCTTCATAACTACCATCTTGAGAACCATACCAGCCGCCAACAACAGGATAATTCTGGTATTGGCTTGGAACATATTTCAATTCGTCATCCGTCCATTGGAAGTTGACCGCTTTTAATTTATCCGGCGCAATCATGTACAACACAGTAGTCATGGGAGGACTAGTTGCAACAACACTATTAACAGAAGCGGGTATTTCCACTGACCTGTTAATCATGTCAGTGATATTTCTTGATCCTTCAGTTTCTACAGTCGAAGGAGTCAAAAATAAATGCGTTGCAATGCCCGCTACTGCTAAAACAATTAATAATAAAATTATTACTTTTATTTTCTTTTCCATATTAAATCCCCAAACATATATTACGATAAGATTATATATTCACTAAGTTATTTAATAATTTTTCTAAAATATTAAATTTCATATAAAACATCATTAAAACATTCTAAAAACTAATAAATATATATTAAATCAACTAAATTAAATAAAACATCAATATGAACTTTATTTTAAGCTAACAATAAAATATTATCGTTGATAATTAATTACAAAAAGATTTAGAAAACTCAAGATATATTGTTCAGCGAAAACCATTTGCATATTGTAAAATTGTGGTGGTTTAAATGAATAATCAGTCAATAATATTAATAGTTAATATGACATCCCTATTTTTAAATGCATCCGAGACCAACATTAACAGTTTTTAATATGAAAAATAGCTTTTAAGATTATTGGGATGTATATGAAAAAAACAAAAGAATTCATTTTGAATTATTCTTATTAGGAATATTAAAAAAAATAGAATAAAAAGGGATTATGAAATCCCTAGTTTAAGTTTATTTTCTGCGATATAATGGAACTATGCAACATAACAATGCCATTGCTAAAATGGCTATAGGATTACCAGTAGGAAGCAACTCATTAGCTGCACTAACTTCATTATTATTGCCAGAACCTGAATCGTCTCCACTTACAGTTATGGTTGTATCGAAATAGCTATCCGGTTCCATGATGGAATCATCTGAAGTTACTGATGCAAAGATCATTTTGGTACCTGCTTCAGTAGCCAGGAATGTTAAAATGACATCTTGGGCCTCACCTGCGCCAAGGAAACCAAATTCAACTACATATCCTCCATCATATGGAGATACTGCATATCCACCATCATCAACTAATATGAAACTGCTGTCTGGGTTTTCTAAAAGATCAGTGAATGAGAATCCCGCTTGAACATTATCGGCAGGATAGTCCCCCCAGTTGATTACAGTGACTTTAAGCCTGAAAAGATCACCCAC contains:
- a CDS encoding iron ABC transporter substrate-binding protein, translating into MEKKIKVIILLLIVLAVAGIATHLFLTPSTVETEGSRNITDMINRSVEIPASVNSVVATSPPMTTVLYMIAPDKLKAVNFQWTDDELKYVPSQYQNYPVVGGWYGSQDGSYEEFIASEPGIVIESIDEGGDGDLSTVQERQEKFGTIPVIAVNDTTNVENIGDSITFIGEVVGAEDEAKKLNDFNNKYLDMVHERESQLSDADRKTVYYARGDDGLQTNPSHSTHGQLIDLVGGVNVADSVGQGNTTGGVQVSMEQVISWNPDVIITDDPEFYASVYNDSNWGKIDAVKNKEVYLSPQSPFKWFDRPVGANMIIGVPWTAKVIYPEDYKDIDMVDATQEFYSNFYHIDLSDEEAKQILLDSGLKESDL
- a CDS encoding iron ABC transporter permease, with the translated sequence MDKETKEIMSIVLLIFFPIIVFFASFLIGRYPISPIDVVKTLLCPIFPQLEVSSTITTIVFEIRLPRIIGAIVVGACLAISGAAFQSIFKNPLVSSDLLGVSNGAGFGAALAILISGANIITQIFAFVFGLISVSITYLISRTYKAGGILVLVLSGVAISAFFNALISAIKFIADPDDKLPEIVYWLMGSLASINVEKLLMIAIPVIIGLVILLLLRWHMNLLAMGDEEAQSLGLNPSRIRLLIIAGCTLLTSAAVSISGIVGWIGLIIPHMTRMIVGPDNRRLLPASLSLGGSFLLLIDNISRAVISIEIPIGILTAIIGVPIFLYLLKRGYSEWS